The sequence GATTGTGGAGGGGATCCTGAAAAGACCCCCTGAGGACCAGCGGCTATACAAGGTGCGAACCTCTAGCTTGCTCTCTTACTAGTGGGCGGTGTCTCTCTTGGCCCGTTTAACGCGGTCCTTCTCTGTTTTAGGACGATCAGCTCTTGGATGAAAGTAAGACACTTGGTGACTGTGGCTTCACCAGCCTGACTGCTCGGCCCCAGGCCCCAGCTACAGTGGGACTGGCTTTCCGCAGTGGAGGTAAGTTACTCAGGGTGGTGCCCACTTCTGTCTAAATGAGTAACTGTAATAAACTCCTCCCTTTGCTATGACTTTGCTCTGTTTTGCAGGTGATGCATTTGAGCCTCTTCGAGTGGACTCCTTCTCCAGTCCTCCCGAGCTCCCTGATGTAATGAAGCCACAAGAGACAAGTGGCAGTGCTAACGAGCAGTCAGTGCAGTGAGAGCTAGAGTCTGCATCCCCCAGTCCACCTCCTTGTTTCTCTGTCTCCTGGGGGGCGTACTGCCTCCAGCTAGCGATGGGGTTAACAGATTTCTCACGCTCCATTTCACCTTGTGTATCTCCTCATTGTACGACTTGGCTCCCCTTTAAGTTACCCAAAGAATGGAAGACGTGAGATGGAGGGCACTCTTCTCAAACACCCTGCTGGGCATAAACTCTGGACTCCTGCTCCACATCCTGTGATTTCCCCCCAAAGCCTccctcttaacccccctcccaccacatttttttttcttcctccctGTTCTCAGTTTTGTTTGGGGTGGGTGATGTtcaattttgttttttggtttttgttctattttattttttaaaacataataaatttAGTTTTGCCTGATGGATGTTGTGACTCCTGTGTTTTGTGTATTGTAATGTCAACTCTGCAAAGCAATAATCACTAGTGAGGCGATAGGTTTGTTTGAAACAGCCTAATGTCCCAGAGTCGATTTCTCATCCAGTATTAACAGAAATAAATGctgcctttaacccattaaggacacatgacatgtgacatgattcccttttattccagaagtttggtccttaaggggttaattagctgaaatgtgtctgaatgtaaagtTTGATCTAATAAGCAATCCTGGACATAGTAAAGTGACACTATTGGCATTGTAACTACAACTACTTCTTAtcattccattcagtgttaaacagatTTAACATCCTCTGTGTACTGTTCAGATTTTTTTAAGGCAGCAATGGGTGGCTGAGAGTGACTGCTGTCAGCCTAtcatagtcattttttttttctgtgttctggTTTTCTCCCTCTTTTGTgttgctgcttgattgattgggggagtgttcattaattTCACCTGTGTGGGGTTTGTATccccataaaggcacacccctaactcactgagcttgctcacattccttgaaagcagactctataagtaggagttagaaaaccaggagttgaaactaacaaggggtttaaactatcaaggtaattgttttattgttctgtatctggggaaatgagtgttagcaagattgctgctttaactcaatgcacatcttgttgcatgtatggatgcctggatgtacccgtccatggtccatacctctgtgatggttgtgtgcgagtggcttctcttggcaagctcagaacagagaagctatgtaatattgataattcacaaaatgtacaagtgactcatggtattaaatgtatgcttactaatgcaaggagcctaaataacaaaatgggggaactagaggcaatagcatacactaaacaataaaatataataggcataactggaacatggtgggatgagacacatgactgggcagttaacttaaatgggtacacgttatttagggaggataggaaaaacaagaagggtggtggggtatgtttgtatgtcaaccatgatttaaagccaaatcttaagcaaatggaatgcgatgaggaaaatatggaagctttatgggtaaaatatctgcttgggggaaaagaagggaaaccaactattggttgggatatgttataaaccacctaatattaatattaatgaggaagaactgctgttagagcaaattgagaaagctgcaaatcttggtaacactttaattattggagattttaattacccggacataaattgggacagatggactagtagctcagcaaagggaattaggtttttaaacttgttaaatgacaacttcatgtcacaacttgtacaatcaccaactagaatggacgcttgtctggagctggttttaacaaacaacgttgatcttttgaccaacattcaagtaggtgagcacttggcaaatagtgatcacaatgtaGTGTTCTttcaaataaactcaaaaaaaacaaaagcacatggggtatactaaaacaaatcattttaaaaaggccaatttcaataagttaagggaagctttacaatatattgactggcataaactctttagagaaaagaacactgaggataactggatcatcttccaacaaatattagaaaggtaaagTTTCAagctggcaagtggtgtccctcaggggtctgttctgggaccccttctatttaacatgtttataaatgatcttgaagacagcattgaaagtcatgtttcagtgtttgtattattttacaaagttttgtgtcatcggcaatgtgagcaagatattactttgctgcagagggatttagattgactgggggactgggcactcaaatggcagatgaaatttaatgttgaaaaatgcaaagttatgcacttcggcgtaaagaatacacaagcaacgtatacccttaatggaagtgaattagggatgataacacacgaaaaggacttgggaattgttatagacaacaaactatgcaacaatgtgcaatgtcaatcagcagtggccattcccgtaaggtattgtcatgcatgaaaaagggcattcattctcgggacaagaatatcattttgccactttataaatcactggtaagaccacatattgaatatgctatgcaattttgggcaactgttctaaagaaggatattatggcactagaaaaagtgcagaggcgggctacaaaattaataaaatgaatggaacatatcagctatgaagaaaggttaacaaatttaaacctatttagtttagaaaaacgtcgcctgagaggggatatgataacattatgcaaatatattcgaggccaatacaaaccattgtgtggaaatctattcacaaaacggactttacataggattctaggtcatgcgtttagactggaagaaagaagatttcctctgaggcaaaggaaaggttttttttactgtaagaacaatcaggatgtggaattctctgcttgaagaagtggttttatcagagtccatacagatgttcaaacggctactagatgcatacttgcaaaaacagaatattcaaggatataatctttcaatgtagggtaataactgcttgatccaaggataaatctgactgccattctggggtcaagaaggattttttttcctaacttgttgcaaaattgtgcttcaaactgggtttatttgccttcttttggatcaacagcaaaaaacaggtgtgaggaaggctgaacttgatgtacgcaagtctcttttcagctatgtaactatgtaatagtgcccattgctggtataaaTCGGTATGGTTAGGAAGGAAGTGCGTAATCTGTCTTAGCCACACCTCTAGTGGAGGTGGGGCTATGGGAAGACAGGGAccctcataatttttttttaaactgcttgaaaatggtttactaCTAAATgaagggacagcgccaggggactccagacactataaccacttcacatAGAGGAAAATATAATTATAGTGACTTTCAAAGGACTTTACGCATCATATGTTTAATCATAAcccttccaagctatacatggttacatagttacatagttacatagttacatagctgaaaagagtcttgtgtccatcaagttcagccttcctcatatttttatttttttttgctgttgttccaaaagaaggcaaaaaacctagtttgaagcacttccaattttgcaacaaattaggggGTAAAAATTCCcttttgaccccaaaatgacagttcgatttatccttggatcaagatgcATTtatcctacattgaaaaattatatccttgaatattctgtttttgcaagtatgcatctagttgctgttcgAACATCTGTGCGGACTCTGATAaagccacctcttcaggcagaaaattccacatcctgattgttcttacagtaaaaaaaagtttcctttgccttagacgaaatcttctttcttccagtctaaacgcatgacctcgtgtcctatgtaaagtctggtttgtgaatagatttccacacaatggtttgtattggccctgaagatatttgtataatgttatcatatcccctctcaggcgacatttttctaaactaaagaggtttaaatttgttaacctttcttcatagctgaaatattccattccttttattaattttgtagcccgcctctgcactttttctagtgccataatgtccttctttagaacaggtgcccaaaattgcatagcatattcaatgtgtggtcttaccagtgatttataaagaggcaaaatgatattctcgtcccaagaatgaatgcccttttttatgcatgacaataccttactggcctttgccactcctgattgacattgcacattgttgcattgtttgttgtggtgaaagtaacctcgcaactggttcttggaggcgcctgcttgccagcctcttgcctcaggactatggcccatgtgTTAGACTTTGGTTCACTACTATGAAAAGGCTTTGTTTGTGCCTTTTGTACTGTATGGTTCGGTATTTGGGGCTTGCTGAACGGATCAGGCTAATGCTGTTCCTATACCAAACACCGTCCTGTGCTGCTTATTAACCCCATTGACCTCgctaaccgcaacgttctaagtggttagctaggtggccgtcgttcattTGTGCGAACACATGGCTgcggccatctttagccgcgaACACATACCACGGTGTTTGGTTGTTGAGTAGGCTTCCATGGaactgaacccctgaaccgatctgggtgatactTTTGAGGTACTgctgaaatatgttttttttgccttgagataattgactccattatctcccaggcacaggcgaGGAATCTGCCtggagaacaatcacagtgagtgcctgggattttttCTATTTACTCCCATACATAATGAGACAATCCCtcgcctgtgcctgggagataatggagtcaattatctcaaggcaaaaaaacaaatttCAGCAGTACCTCAAAAGTACGCCCAAAACCCATGGACTATAATAGGGTTCTATTATAGTCATATCTCCAGATAGGCCGATCTGGGAGACCAACATATCTaaatatcacccagatcggttcaggagttCAGTTCCATGGAAGCCTACTCAACAACCAAACACCGTGGTATGTGTTCGCGGCTAAAGATGGTCGCAGCCACGTGTTCGCACAaatgaacgacggccacctagctaaccacttagaacgttgcgataaatctgcctggagaacaatcacagtgagtgcctgtgatttttttctatttgcatATATTCCTTGGGGTTCTTTGCTGACctatgctcagtagcaccctgtgtttaattgttgtgactgagtgcgaccctataCTTTTTTctattatgtgtgggagtgtcctggatctgagagccaatgtcatCGTGTATTTGTTTCTATTGGGGTTTacgctcaggtccaggggggagtgcaccttgcatgaggacttgcatataaggccagttgtggctaccaataaaggagtccctcttcaccctcaacatagccTCGTgtcatgtgtggaggggaaacctatattcactctggggattgcttactatactcccctgggattataatcacttgctcttttaaaaGCTCTTGgaagagaggtctacccactggatcctgggcttgggtccagggtgtgtggaggacagcgagaccccaaccaacctgtaacgctggaagttgggactacagtgctgatggtgtctggtggagtgcatATAAGACCAGTTGTAACTGCCATTAAAGAGATTTGTTTTAccattcatgaagtctaggctcatattTGGGGGGAttagagagctatattcactctgtggtttgctataatcactatactcccttggatcacaacgatTGCTCTTGTGGAAgctcactggaagctggatcctggtcttgggtccagggtaagtggaggacagcgagaccccaaccatgctgcggtggtttgtgggggtttatggtgtctggtgcggtgcttatggtactcaaggattactaggaagcagcgattgaagAAGGTATCCAGTCGGGCTGTGGCGACATTTTGTCAttaaactaatatggtgaccaagctcatgtatgcctttcttacagggggataagctttaccctttgatatggcaATTCGGTAATTCAATACcgttacaagtcaggaaagagagaaccacttccccctattgccattcctccctgttccttcttggctgtgctactgagcagacatgggctaatttatATAATGGTGATAATGTGAGTGAGATCTGGTGactttataagatttagttgttattgttagttaggttgttgttgttggtatagttagttaaattgtgtgtcattatttgtatgttgttgttttgtctctgaataaatatttgttaaagtagacggaccatagtttatatgtgtatgtttatataataatttatagagtttggtaaaaTACTACACGGGGTACCAGGCGATCCGTCACAAAGGGGTCCCAGAAAAGAACCCTGAAGGACACCACGTGACACCCctatccagcttgaaaatttaccattaatgacaactctctgtactcaatttatttttaagccaatgttctacccagaaACAAGAATGTTCATCTcgaccaatttctttgagtttgaacactaatctattgtgtggaactgtatcaaatgccttggcaaaatccaaatagatcacatgcactgcaacaccctgatctatacttcttcgtagaatgcaatcaggttagtttgacatgacctgtgtgtGACAAAAGAAACTTCGCAATTGGTTTttagaggggcctgtttgccagcctccttccctgggactatgggccctgtgataacctaTGTTCATTAGTacttgtccagcagtgttttgccgtcgagtgtatggaactgttttgtgcatgggaccatgtgcacggtggggcaaaaataagacttccacgaaattcctgaaccgatctgggtgatcaggggatatgttgtattttggggtactttttgggggtttgtaaaaaatttatgtttttttcggCTAaaggtaattgagttagtccattgtctttgtttattgtatcacaggcagaggcgagggtttgtgtacagtaaCTGGGAGTGTTCAAGTGTAAAACTCTGTTTTTCTTGGATTGTGAATttcatgtcctgtgccccacaaggttcaCCTGTGCGATAACCGTGtggggaaaaactgtataaaagagcaGCTGTCCCATTAAACCTtctgttctacttcaccctcaatctgagtcctgtctattattgggggaatctgctacaagggattgctatgctcttcatactcccttgaataatcactaagctcttgtaagagcttgttcctgttcctgcttcactctctggggaaagagaggttcacgcactggaacctggagccttgtcgtaggtccaggctGGGTAGTAGACGGCGAGACCCTGACCAAGCTgctgcggtttgtggggtctgcagtccttatggtgtcaagtggagtgcttggagccctcgggaagcactaggagcatccgtcaacggaggtacccagtcggggtgccaggtgatccgttacactgtgcttcataaaaccatgctgattttgctATTAACAATGttattctcaaggaattcttgaatattatccattaatagcctttcaaaaaaaatgtaagccacagaagttaaaccctttttgaatagaggaaccacatctgccttcctccaatcttccggaacacttcctgaaagaaaagaattttaaaagattaaaaacagaggttcacttatttatacacttagttccttaagtactcgtggatgaataccgtcaggccctcaggccctggagctttgtttatattcactttatttagttgctgcagcactttGTCTTGACTTAGCGAATTACaatttttttccaagtttttagcagcaaccatttgcacatctattgccataggttcttccttaatatataccttCTAGctatcctatcccccagcactgcagactctCTCCCGTTTAGGCGCAATCCAACACTGCTATAAAGTCGGCCCaatgctctaaaaaccccaaaccctccttcctgcaccaagacttcagctaagcattgacctctctaatctctagctgcctttccactgtagcgcatggcacaggtaatatctcagagaataccaccgtGGAGGTTCTTTACTTAAGTTTGCTAACTTattccctgaaatcattttttaggaccttccatcttcctcctactttgtcattggtaccaacatggaccatgaccactAGGTCATCCCCATCCTCTCCCagtaatccatccactctgtcagcaacatatttaataaacataCCAAGTATCATAACCACCagattgctgtagtggttatggtgccaggaggtctctTGTGCCTTctactgtaagtagtcaaacagatTCATGTTGTACCTGAGGTCTGGCAGGCTTTGCTCCTCCCTCCACTATGCTCTGAGAATCGAACCTGGCATTGCTTTTCTGCCAGAGATCGGATAGGCTGGAGCCATAGCGGTGACCTTTCACGTGTCGGAGATCGGCTCTGTCATGGCTGGAGCCCTAGCAGTGACCTTTCACGTGTCGGGGATTGGCTCTGTCATGGCTGGAGCCCTAGCGGTGACCTTTCACGTGTCGGGGATCGGCTCTTGTGTGGCTGGAATTGTAGCAGTGATCTCACGTGTCGGAGATCTTCTCGGGCATGGCTGAATTCGTAGCGGTGATCACTTGCGTGACTGGAGTCGTAGCGGTGATCTCTTGCGTGGCTGGAGCCGTAGTGGTTGTGACGGAGCTCCAGTTCTCTGATCAAGTACTTCCGCCAAGTCCACTTCCTCGTAGCTATCAGGGAACCTGGAGCACTTTAGAGCCagtcgccgaggcttgactgggatccttGAGGGCCTTGTCCACCCTGCACCATGCCGCTAGGATTATAGCCCTGGACACCCTCTTCATCAGAAGAGCAATAATCAGAGCTCTTTTCCTAAACACCAGACAACACTTGGTGACGGTTTAAAACAACaactctgtaacggatcgcctggcaccccgactgggtacctccgttaatggatgctcctagcgtttcctgaagactccaagcactctggcagacaccacaatcaccgaatatgagaagcatataaatcctctccagcctctgaatgctgtagacagttgaataggcaccatacaaataggtttacactcctagcagtcaaactgaagcagcatgcaataaatcctcccccaagaatgagacaacacttcacgtTACAATTCCCATATGACCCCACTCTCAGGGGGCCACGGTGACACCCCaacagtagtgttgtcgcgaactagaaattttcggttcgcgaacggcgaacgcgaacttcagcaaatgttcgcgaaccgccattgacttcaatgggtaggcgaattttaaaaacaacagggactctttctggccacaatagtgatggaaaagttgtttcaaggagactaacacctggactgtggcatgccagagggggatccatggcaaaactcccatggaaaattgcacagttgatgcagagtctgcttttaatccataaagggcagaaatcacctaacattgacacctgtcctcaaagcccagccctgatacacactgacacagagcagaatagagactgttccccctacatagggtcacttggcagatatggattgacacctatcctaatgatccctgatacacactgacacagagcagaatagggactgttccccctacatagggtcacttggcagatatggattgacacctatcctaatgatccctgatacacactgacacagagcagaatagggactgttccccctacatagggtcacttggcagatatggattgacacctgtcctcaaaacccctgatacacactgacacagagcagaatagggactgttccccctacatagggtcacttggcagatatggattgacacctgtcctcaaaacccctgatacacactgacacagagcagaatagagactgttccctgtccacagagaccatgatacacactgacacagagcagaatagggactgttcctcctacatagggttacttggcagatatggattgacacctatcctaatgatccctgatacacactgacacagagcagaatagagactgttccccctacatagggtcacttggcagatatggattgacacctatcctaatgatccctgatacacactgacgcagagcagaatagagactgttccccctacatagggtcacttggcagatatggattgacacctgtcctaatgatccctgatacacactgacacagagcagaatagagactgttccccctacatagggtcacttggcagatatggattgacacctatcctaatgatccctgatacacactgacacagagcagaatagagactgttccccctacatagggtcacttggcagatatggattgacacctgtcctcaaaacccctgatacacactgacacagagcagaatagagactgttccccctacatagggtcacttggcagatatggattgacacctgtcctcaaaacccctgatacacactgacacagagcagaatagggactgttccccctacatagggtcacttggcagatatggattgacacctgtcctcaaaacccctgatacacactgacacagagcagaatagggactgttccccctacatagggtcacttggcagatatggattgacacctgtcctcaaaa is a genomic window of Pelobates fuscus isolate aPelFus1 chromosome 8, aPelFus1.pri, whole genome shotgun sequence containing:
- the ELOB gene encoding elongin-B, with protein sequence MDVFLMIRRHKTTIFTDAKESTTVYELKRIVEGILKRPPEDQRLYKDDQLLDESKTLGDCGFTSLTARPQAPATVGLAFRSGGDAFEPLRVDSFSSPPELPDVMKPQETSGSANEQSVQ